The Chitinophagales bacterium DNA segment GGTTTTGACAATAATTTAGGTTTAAACCATTAAATCCAATTTAAGTTATCCCTCTATGAAAAAGACAGGCGTATTATTGGTCAATCTCGGTTCTCCCGATTCCACACAGGTGAAAGATGTACGCAAATACCTGGATGAATTTCTGATGGACAAATACGTGATTGATGTGCCCTGGCTTTTACGCGCATTGATTGTAAAGGGATTTATTCTGCCATTTCGCCCAAAAAAATCTGCCGAAGCTTATAAATCCGTATGGACGGATGAAGGCTCTCCCCTGATCGTGATTTCAGAAAAACTAAAAGCCAAGCTGGGGGAAAAAGTGGAACAGCCCCTGGAATTGGCCATGCGCTATGGCAACCCTTCCATTAAAAGCGGAATTGAGAAACTATTACAGAAAATGCCGGATATGGAAGAAATCCTGTTGATTCCACTGTATCCGCATTATGCCATGGCCACTTTCAAGACCGTAGTGGAAAAAACAGAAGTTGAGCTACAAAAATTGGCTCCAAATATTAAGCTCAAAAGTATAGATCCTTTTTATGATGAAGAACAATACCTTGATACTTTGACTGAAAGCATTCGACCGTATCTAGATAAAGTGGATTATTTACTTTTTAGCTATCACGGAGTGCCTGA contains these protein-coding regions:
- the hemH gene encoding ferrochelatase, with protein sequence MKKTGVLLVNLGSPDSTQVKDVRKYLDEFLMDKYVIDVPWLLRALIVKGFILPFRPKKSAEAYKSVWTDEGSPLIVISEKLKAKLGEKVEQPLELAMRYGNPSIKSGIEKLLQKMPDMEEILLIPLYPHYAMATFKTVVEKTEVELQKLAPNIKLKSIDPFYDEEQYLDTLTESIRPYLDKVDYLLFSYHGVPERHVQKTDPSGAHCLKRKNCCQIKCPVNELCYRHHTVVSTEEVAKRLNLGKTQFGQSFQSRLGKDPWLQPYTDKTIEALAKKGVKRLAVVCPAFVADCLETIEEIGMEGKEIFLENGGEHFVRIPCLNDNDAWVDTLAQYCNKYTQA